The Ignicoccus hospitalis KIN4/I genome includes the window CGTTGAGCGTAGACGAGAAGGTGGCGAGGGCCCTAAAGGGCACTACGACCGTCGGCATAAGGTCCGAAAAGGCGGTCGTCCTCGCGGCGGACAAGAGGGCCACTGCGGGGAACTTCATAGTCCACAAGAGGGTGGAAAAGATAGTGAAGATCAGCGATTACATGGCGATGACCACGGCCGGCCTCGTAGCAGACGCTCAAGTGCTCGCGGACGTGTTGAGGATGGAAGTGAAGAACTACGAGCTGTTCCATAAAAAGAGAATGAGCGTTAAGGCCGCGGCCACCTTCTTATCGAACGTGCTCCACTCGGCCCGCTTCTACCCCTACATAGTTCAACTGCTAGTGGGCGGCTTTGACACCGCCCCCAGGCTCTACAGCTTGGACTGGTTCGGGACGGTAGCTGAAGAGGAGTTCTTAGTCACCGGCTCCGGCTCTCCGATGGCCGTTGGGGTCATCGAGGCTGAGTACAACCCCAATATGGACTTAGAGGAGCTGGTGAACTTAGCAGTGCGCGCGGTCTTCGCGGCCACTCGGAGGGACACCGCCTCCGGCGAGGGCATAGACGTCGCAGTCATCGATCGGAACGGC containing:
- the psmB gene encoding archaeal proteasome endopeptidase complex subunit beta; its protein translation is MSVDEKVARALKGTTTVGIRSEKAVVLAADKRATAGNFIVHKRVEKIVKISDYMAMTTAGLVADAQVLADVLRMEVKNYELFHKKRMSVKAAATFLSNVLHSARFYPYIVQLLVGGFDTAPRLYSLDWFGTVAEEEFLVTGSGSPMAVGVIEAEYNPNMDLEELVNLAVRAVFAATRRDTASGEGIDVAVIDRNGITMRHYRLGDVIRLVRP